From one Halothece sp. PCC 7418 genomic stretch:
- a CDS encoding haloacid dehalogenase-like hydrolase has protein sequence MATVNQKRVEKLLNPLRLNPTAIVPPWEWINWQPISLQRDRAIWQNYLNSNSWLSQLENKTFPNCKVVIDLDETLLLNSYSSPEIWEIGQGYQDPEIYPAYQYSQMRKTWRGRLKRLRGRTHYDTANQKAYPFLQNPRHIVMFRPGMLAGLAWLGERGIDLILVTASARKRVHYLLKRFPLLTEVFGNRIISAQDMVEYYLHQAPSANQIKDHISREAFEKRPFSLAIKTPDLVNQILGNGGYDWIVDDSAVLAETVRETPLRDRLLWVRSDLPVSNYGMQILTTLVAKLMKEQKQPSPSQDFKPLEPNSQVKEILSYEDNPWVRLEDPYYWPLCHRGDQLSAVLIEQ, from the coding sequence TTGGCTACCGTAAATCAAAAACGAGTGGAAAAATTACTCAACCCCCTGAGGCTGAATCCTACTGCTATTGTTCCTCCTTGGGAATGGATCAACTGGCAACCCATTTCTTTACAGCGCGATCGCGCCATTTGGCAAAACTATCTCAATAGCAACAGTTGGCTATCTCAGTTAGAGAATAAAACCTTTCCCAACTGTAAAGTTGTCATTGATCTGGACGAAACACTGCTTCTTAATAGTTACAGTTCTCCAGAAATTTGGGAAATCGGTCAAGGCTATCAAGATCCTGAAATTTATCCTGCTTATCAATATTCCCAGATGAGAAAAACCTGGCGAGGTCGCTTGAAACGACTCCGAGGTCGCACCCACTATGACACAGCCAATCAAAAGGCTTATCCTTTTTTGCAGAATCCTCGTCATATTGTCATGTTTCGACCAGGAATGCTTGCAGGGTTAGCATGGCTAGGTGAGCGAGGAATTGACTTAATTTTAGTAACCGCCAGCGCCCGAAAACGAGTGCATTATCTGCTCAAACGGTTTCCTCTCTTAACAGAGGTATTTGGCAATCGGATTATTTCGGCTCAGGACATGGTGGAATATTATCTGCATCAGGCTCCCTCAGCAAATCAAATTAAAGATCATATCTCCCGTGAGGCGTTTGAGAAGCGACCGTTCTCTCTAGCCATAAAAACCCCTGATCTAGTTAACCAAATCTTAGGAAATGGTGGTTATGATTGGATTGTTGATGACTCAGCAGTTTTAGCTGAAACAGTAAGGGAGACTCCTTTGCGCGATCGCCTGCTGTGGGTGCGGTCTGATTTACCTGTTAGCAATTATGGAATGCAAATTCTTACTACCTTAGTTGCTAAACTCATGAAAGAACAAAAACAGCCGTCTCCAAGCCAAGATTTCAAGCCCTTAGAGCCCAATTCTCAAGTGAAGGAAATCCTATCCTATGAAGACAACCCATGGGTTCGCTTAGAAGATCCTTATTACTGGCCCCTTTGTCACAGGGGCGATCAACTTTCGGCAGTTTTAATTGAGCAGTAG
- a CDS encoding glycosyltransferase family 2 protein, with the protein MNGLKEYPKISVIIPSYNQGKFLERTILSVIGQHYPQLELLVLDGGSTDNTIEVIKQYSQYISYWHSQRDKGQANAINQGVKLSSGEIICWLNSDDMYLPGTLLEVGERLKNRTQENVLIYGSALIMKEDNDGKATSGSSYITHPLKDLSELTYRDPIIQPSSFWTRCLWDAAGPLNEEYNYVLDWDWYIRASQQGYFECVPSFFSIYRFHPEHKTSSGGRKRKEEMLKIIQNYSSSYWRDLCDFYQKDYASLKKRVNLYNTLKTKPILNRLFRKDYLLKLFFPRIASKLEKPSHFWRINSMF; encoded by the coding sequence ATGAATGGTTTGAAAGAATATCCAAAAATTTCGGTTATTATTCCTTCTTATAACCAAGGAAAATTTCTTGAAAGAACAATTCTATCTGTGATTGGTCAGCACTATCCTCAACTCGAATTATTAGTGCTAGATGGTGGCAGCACAGATAATACAATAGAAGTAATCAAGCAGTATTCTCAGTACATTTCTTATTGGCATTCTCAAAGAGATAAAGGGCAAGCGAACGCAATTAACCAAGGTGTTAAATTGAGTTCTGGTGAAATTATTTGTTGGCTGAATTCTGATGATATGTATTTGCCAGGAACACTGCTTGAGGTGGGAGAGCGATTGAAAAACCGTACTCAAGAAAATGTTTTGATCTATGGCTCTGCTTTAATAATGAAAGAAGATAATGATGGTAAAGCCACTAGTGGTAGTTCTTATATTACACATCCCCTCAAAGATTTATCTGAATTAACTTACCGAGATCCGATTATTCAACCCTCTTCATTTTGGACTCGCTGTTTATGGGATGCCGCTGGTCCATTGAATGAAGAGTATAACTATGTTTTAGACTGGGATTGGTATATCAGAGCTTCTCAACAGGGTTATTTCGAGTGTGTTCCTAGCTTTTTTTCAATTTATCGTTTCCATCCTGAACATAAAACCAGTAGTGGTGGTAGGAAAAGAAAGGAAGAAATGTTAAAAATTATTCAAAATTATTCCTCATCTTATTGGCGTGATCTGTGCGATTTTTATCAAAAAGATTATGCAAGCCTTAAAAAGAGAGTGAATTTATATAACACCCTAAAAACCAAACCCATCCTTAACCGACTTTTTAGGAAAGATTATTTATTAAAACTTTTCTTTCCTCGAATCGCTTCTAAACTAGAAAAGCCGAGTCATTTCTGGAGAATTAATTCCATGTTTTAA
- a CDS encoding sulfotransferase: MKIFGIGMFKTGTTTLGRALSNLGFSVFNGPWITEGEIYNNAWNPNLHHFEKYKKSIIEKVEAYDAFADYPFMYIYPLLDQWFPGSLFIYTERNPYEVAHSDRAMWLRNGEPLFKIPPTRRFVERYNQHRQEVLSYFEGREDFLRVNWGASDGWEKLCGFLDCPVPNTPFPHRNSGSYQIKNNLKLMVSDIVVSLDRWKSP; this comes from the coding sequence ATGAAAATTTTTGGTATTGGGATGTTCAAAACTGGGACAACTACTCTAGGTCGGGCTCTCAGTAATTTGGGATTTAGTGTGTTTAATGGTCCTTGGATAACAGAGGGTGAAATTTATAACAATGCTTGGAATCCAAATCTTCATCACTTTGAAAAGTATAAAAAATCAATTATAGAAAAAGTCGAAGCATACGATGCTTTTGCTGATTATCCTTTCATGTATATTTATCCCCTACTCGATCAATGGTTTCCTGGCTCCTTATTTATTTATACTGAGCGAAATCCTTATGAAGTTGCTCATAGTGACCGAGCGATGTGGTTAAGAAATGGAGAACCCCTTTTCAAGATTCCCCCCACCAGAAGATTTGTTGAGCGCTACAATCAACATCGCCAAGAGGTATTAAGCTATTTTGAAGGACGCGAGGATTTTCTTCGGGTGAACTGGGGGGCAAGTGATGGGTGGGAAAAACTATGTGGCTTTCTTGACTGTCCTGTTCCCAATACTCCATTTCCTCATAGAAATTCCGGAAGCTATCAGATCAAGAATAACTTAAAACTAATGGTAAGTGACATCGTAGTCAGTTTAGATCGATGGAAATCCCCTTAA
- a CDS encoding class I SAM-dependent methyltransferase: protein MKDSLLSWEEAVTWLKNHPDKQQLVKFCYYDDPIEEAAERFYKSQEWEALQQKISPYLPSKVLDLGAGRGISSYAFARIGCQVTALEPDPSPIVGYQAIESLIAKTGLSIELATEYAETLPFPDNSFDIVYGRAVLHHAQNLKEFCQEAARVLKPGGIFFATREHVISKKEDLQTFLDNHPLHHLYGGEYAYLLQEYQEAIRAANLKLKTSIGPFESEINYFPKTREQLKDEIVSILARRFGKKLAIVLSSNLQIQKLVTQSLSRKSQTPGRHYSFLAFK, encoded by the coding sequence ATGAAGGATTCTTTACTTAGCTGGGAAGAAGCAGTTACTTGGTTAAAAAATCACCCAGACAAACAACAACTTGTTAAATTTTGCTATTATGACGATCCGATCGAAGAAGCAGCAGAACGCTTTTACAAAAGCCAAGAATGGGAAGCTCTTCAACAAAAAATTTCTCCGTATTTACCCAGTAAAGTTTTAGATTTGGGAGCAGGTCGAGGAATATCTAGCTATGCTTTTGCAAGGATAGGATGTCAAGTTACAGCACTGGAACCTGACCCCAGTCCAATTGTTGGATATCAAGCAATTGAATCTCTAATTGCGAAAACTGGCTTATCAATTGAACTAGCGACTGAATATGCTGAAACTTTACCTTTTCCAGATAATAGCTTTGATATTGTTTATGGTCGGGCTGTTCTCCATCACGCCCAAAACCTCAAAGAATTTTGTCAGGAAGCTGCGAGAGTTCTCAAGCCAGGGGGGATATTTTTTGCAACGCGAGAGCACGTTATATCTAAAAAAGAAGACCTCCAAACATTTCTTGATAATCACCCTCTACATCATCTCTATGGTGGAGAATATGCTTATTTACTCCAAGAGTATCAAGAGGCAATTAGAGCAGCCAATTTAAAATTAAAAACATCAATTGGCCCATTTGAGAGTGAGATCAACTATTTTCCTAAAACTAGAGAACAATTGAAAGATGAAATCGTTTCTATATTAGCTCGTCGTTTTGGAAAAAAACTAGCTATAGTACTCAGTTCTAATTTACAAATTCAAAAATTAGTTACCCAAAGTTTGTCACGAAAATCTCAAACTCCAGGTCGTCATTATTCTTTTTTAGCATTTAAATGA
- a CDS encoding polysaccharide pyruvyl transferase family protein, which translates to MKLFYFQCKEPNFGDDLNPWLWSQLFPLPIENYFDSNTLLVGIGSILSSRVPEEPKKVVFGSGYATGSLPVIDDRWRFFCVRGLLTAKKLELSEDLAIGDSATLLRLLFDPAPEHLHHAAFMPHHITIRYEETWKDVCQSISIELIDPRSEIETIIQKIRSSRVVITESLHGAIVADAFRVPWIPVRTRAHINHFKWQDWSTTVGIEHEFEWLPQTQYFGGGRLGRLKRTVHPIVLQNRLRWLARFGQRRLSTNRIFQDSFKRLTDKFDELIEAGSQPT; encoded by the coding sequence ATGAAACTTTTTTATTTTCAGTGTAAAGAACCTAACTTTGGCGATGACTTAAACCCTTGGCTGTGGTCACAATTGTTTCCACTACCAATTGAGAATTACTTTGATAGCAACACTTTGCTGGTAGGAATTGGCTCTATCTTAAGTTCTAGAGTTCCTGAAGAACCTAAAAAAGTGGTGTTTGGTAGTGGTTATGCCACGGGATCGCTACCAGTTATTGATGATCGCTGGCGTTTTTTTTGTGTTCGAGGTTTACTGACTGCTAAAAAATTAGAGTTGTCAGAGGATCTAGCAATTGGAGATAGTGCTACACTCTTACGATTATTATTTGATCCTGCTCCTGAACACCTACATCATGCAGCTTTTATGCCTCATCATATAACAATTAGGTATGAAGAAACTTGGAAAGATGTCTGCCAATCAATTTCTATTGAGTTGATTGATCCCCGCTCTGAAATTGAAACTATTATTCAGAAAATTCGCAGTAGCCGTGTAGTGATTACAGAGTCTCTTCATGGAGCAATTGTTGCCGATGCTTTTCGGGTTCCTTGGATTCCAGTACGAACTAGAGCGCATATCAACCACTTTAAATGGCAAGATTGGTCAACTACAGTAGGAATTGAGCATGAATTTGAATGGTTACCGCAAACTCAATATTTTGGAGGAGGTCGATTAGGTCGATTGAAAAGAACTGTACACCCGATTGTTTTGCAAAATCGTCTGCGCTGGCTTGCTCGTTTTGGTCAAAGGAGATTAAGTACAAATCGTATATTTCAGGATTCTTTCAAACGATTGACTGATAAGTTTGATGAGTTAATTGAAGCAGGGAGTCAACCTACTTAA
- a CDS encoding glycosyltransferase, which produces MTRKQRLAINVLGNRNWIGGIQYTKNLVLALAHLPSEVRNQYEIFLIGNKSEINTLKELEPYVDKIFFRETDFKAATLLNRLFWKILKIFNNQNNPQLDSFLNQQEIDFIYPYFSKDTQGKAYNSATWIYDFQHKYLPDFFSNAEIQRRDENFKKIAEYSNKVVFSSQTAKKDFDNFFPNSKAKTEVLSFKTVPFQNWYELEPKKVQEKYHLPQKFFLISNQFWQHKNHLVVLEAMKFLKLHSIEPIIVCTGHVNDYRKPEYIDQILELIHCSGLAHQVYLLGLIPRLDQIQLMRRSLAVIQPSLFEGWSTVIEDARCLGKPIIMSDLEVNLEQNPPNHKVFERNSPDKLAPILADWWDKLKPGPDYEQEKRAKENNLVEVQNFAYRFLEIAQ; this is translated from the coding sequence ATGACGAGAAAACAACGCCTTGCGATCAATGTGCTTGGAAATCGCAACTGGATTGGGGGAATTCAATATACTAAAAATTTAGTCTTAGCATTGGCTCATTTACCGAGCGAAGTCCGTAATCAATATGAAATATTCTTAATTGGAAATAAATCAGAAATCAATACTCTTAAAGAGCTAGAACCTTATGTTGATAAGATTTTCTTTCGAGAAACTGATTTTAAAGCAGCCACATTACTAAACCGATTATTTTGGAAGATTTTAAAGATTTTTAATAATCAAAATAATCCTCAATTAGATAGTTTTTTGAATCAACAAGAAATTGATTTTATTTATCCTTATTTTTCTAAAGACACCCAAGGAAAAGCATATAATTCAGCAACTTGGATTTATGACTTTCAACACAAATATTTACCTGATTTTTTCAGTAATGCTGAAATTCAGCGACGTGATGAAAATTTTAAAAAGATAGCTGAATATTCAAATAAAGTAGTATTTAGTAGCCAAACGGCAAAGAAAGATTTTGATAATTTTTTTCCAAATAGTAAAGCCAAAACTGAAGTCTTATCCTTTAAAACTGTCCCTTTCCAAAATTGGTATGAACTAGAGCCCAAAAAAGTTCAAGAGAAGTATCATCTGCCTCAGAAATTTTTCTTGATTAGTAACCAATTTTGGCAGCACAAAAATCACTTGGTTGTACTAGAGGCGATGAAGTTTCTAAAACTGCACTCAATAGAACCAATTATTGTTTGTACTGGACACGTCAATGATTATAGAAAGCCTGAATATATTGATCAAATTCTAGAACTAATTCATTGTTCAGGATTAGCACATCAAGTTTATTTATTAGGTTTAATTCCAAGACTCGATCAAATCCAATTGATGAGGCGATCATTAGCAGTTATTCAACCTTCCTTGTTTGAAGGGTGGAGTACTGTGATTGAAGATGCCCGTTGTCTGGGAAAACCTATCATTATGTCTGATTTAGAAGTGAATTTAGAGCAGAATCCCCCTAATCATAAAGTTTTTGAACGAAATTCTCCAGACAAATTAGCTCCCATTCTTGCTGATTGGTGGGACAAACTCAAACCTGGTCCCGACTATGAACAGGAAAAGAGAGCCAAAGAAAATAACCTAGTAGAAGTCCAAAATTTTGCTTATCGTTTTTTAGAGATTGCTCAATAA
- a CDS encoding DUF4915 domain-containing protein, whose translation MDKDKNFIVSCVGAYADSGIGTGGFVCVKNKEALVIDKMDCTGLYQNYSMLYRFVRSKQAIVGYNDQGLKFYLKLPETVDVHDILIENNTIVCVATGSNEVLWFDSHGQFLKKWKAEGEGDAWHLNCLLPVEGDLYLSAFGEFQSHRGWLGQSNQTGFIMNLKSGQKVMTGLSGPHTPRFIDNRWVICDSHRKSLVVQTECNEKKIIQLQGFTRGLTYDENYIYVGESANRKTAKKDEYSYITVIDKVSLEIVERIGIPFPEIYDIVLISDEMAKNIFSNPDNFLLEKETERIKILENQVERGIEENRKLRNKLSQLSLINRLKKKLKQILLKEA comes from the coding sequence ATGGATAAAGACAAAAATTTTATTGTTTCTTGCGTAGGTGCTTACGCTGATTCTGGAATTGGGACAGGCGGTTTCGTTTGTGTTAAAAATAAGGAAGCTCTCGTTATAGATAAAATGGATTGTACTGGACTTTACCAGAATTACTCCATGTTGTACCGTTTTGTACGCTCTAAGCAAGCGATAGTTGGGTATAATGATCAAGGCTTGAAATTTTATCTCAAACTACCTGAAACAGTAGATGTTCACGATATTCTAATCGAAAACAATACCATTGTATGTGTTGCTACTGGAAGTAACGAAGTTTTATGGTTTGATTCCCATGGTCAATTTTTAAAGAAATGGAAAGCAGAAGGTGAAGGAGATGCTTGGCATCTTAATTGTCTCCTTCCAGTGGAAGGCGATTTGTATCTTTCCGCCTTTGGAGAATTTCAAAGTCATCGGGGATGGTTAGGTCAATCTAATCAAACAGGTTTTATTATGAACTTGAAATCGGGTCAGAAGGTCATGACTGGACTTTCTGGGCCACATACTCCTAGATTTATTGATAATCGTTGGGTAATTTGTGATTCCCACAGGAAATCATTAGTAGTTCAAACAGAATGCAACGAAAAAAAGATAATTCAACTTCAGGGATTTACTAGAGGCTTAACTTATGATGAGAATTATATCTATGTTGGAGAAAGTGCCAATCGTAAAACCGCTAAGAAAGACGAATATTCTTATATAACAGTTATTGATAAAGTGAGTTTGGAAATTGTTGAACGTATTGGAATACCATTTCCCGAAATTTATGACATAGTTTTAATCTCTGACGAAATGGCTAAGAATATATTTTCCAATCCAGACAATTTTCTTCTTGAAAAAGAAACAGAGCGAATAAAAATCTTAGAAAATCAAGTCGAACGAGGCATTGAAGAGAATAGGAAACTCCGAAATAAGCTATCCCAGTTAAGTCTAATTAATCGTTTGAAAAAGAAACTGAAACAAATTTTACTCAAAGAAGCATAA
- a CDS encoding glycosyltransferase translates to MKILLINSADIKGGAAKVGYHLGQGLRDRAHEVTYLVGKKFSEEEWIQAIPKRSPGKTKKLSQRVIHRLGVNNLGLTHGFPFQLTQSFIEQFDLIHIHDLPGFNLVGFPWLTRLKPTVWTLHTLNPFTGNCLYPYDCDRWQSSCGQCPQFGQWPLTWLHRDASGLNLFAKRWIYRLSDLQIICVSEWLSIQAKQSILQQSSIQTILNPVDTNLYRPLPDQAELRKKLKIPQQAHILLFSVASKTIDTRKGLDIILEALPKLETANLFLIPLGITDQSDEIEAKLAPYNHLPFQSVADPHELNQLLNVADLIWHPSRADTSSLVILEAFAAAVPAIAAQVGGVTEIVTHGETGYLISPNDPDTLAQQTDDFFALPLEKRLKMKEAARDRAETRFSLERFLDEHESLYQQILSKN, encoded by the coding sequence ATGAAAATTTTATTGATTAATTCTGCCGATATTAAAGGGGGAGCAGCAAAAGTCGGCTATCATTTAGGGCAAGGATTGCGCGATCGCGCTCATGAGGTAACTTATTTAGTCGGAAAGAAATTTTCTGAAGAAGAATGGATTCAAGCAATTCCTAAGCGCAGTCCAGGGAAGACAAAAAAATTATCACAGCGAGTGATTCATCGTTTGGGAGTTAATAATCTTGGTTTAACCCATGGGTTTCCTTTTCAACTGACTCAATCTTTCATCGAGCAATTTGATCTAATCCACATTCATGATTTACCCGGTTTTAATTTAGTAGGTTTTCCTTGGTTAACTCGCCTCAAACCAACCGTTTGGACCCTTCATACTTTGAATCCTTTTACTGGCAACTGCTTATATCCTTATGATTGCGATCGCTGGCAAAGCAGTTGTGGTCAGTGCCCCCAGTTTGGTCAGTGGCCCCTAACGTGGTTACATCGTGATGCTTCAGGATTAAATTTATTTGCTAAACGCTGGATCTATCGCTTAAGCGACTTACAAATTATTTGCGTCTCCGAGTGGTTAAGCATTCAGGCAAAACAAAGTATTTTGCAACAAAGTTCGATTCAAACCATCCTGAATCCAGTTGATACTAATTTATACCGTCCGCTTCCTGATCAAGCTGAATTACGGAAAAAACTGAAGATTCCCCAACAAGCACATATCCTTCTGTTTTCAGTAGCCAGCAAAACTATTGATACTCGCAAAGGGCTAGATATTATTCTGGAGGCTTTACCGAAGCTGGAGACAGCTAATTTGTTTTTAATTCCCCTCGGGATTACCGACCAAAGTGATGAAATTGAAGCGAAACTTGCGCCCTATAATCACCTTCCGTTTCAATCGGTTGCTGATCCCCATGAACTTAATCAATTGCTTAATGTCGCGGACTTGATTTGGCATCCTAGTCGTGCGGATACTTCTTCCTTGGTGATTTTAGAAGCCTTTGCTGCAGCAGTTCCCGCCATTGCGGCTCAAGTGGGGGGAGTTACGGAAATTGTGACTCATGGTGAAACTGGCTATTTGATTTCCCCTAATGATCCTGACACCTTAGCGCAACAAACTGATGACTTTTTTGCTCTCCCCTTAGAAAAAAGACTCAAAATGAAAGAAGCAGCGCGCGATCGCGCAGAGACTCGCTTTAGTTTGGAACGATTTCTCGATGAACATGAATCTCTTTATCAGCAAATCTTATCTAAGAATTAA
- a CDS encoding glycosyltransferase family A protein has product MNRKAFAHQFPKISFGIIILNGEPFTRYCIRALYPHAHEILIVEGSVEKARPFATANGHSTDSTRQTIDFLKANEDPENKIKVISQEGFWPDQNDMCQAYAEVATGDYLWQVDSDEFYLSEDIEKIRTWLAKNPTIDGASFRWRIFWGNEKYITDGWFLRQGGGDVNRLFRWGKGFQYDKHHQGPIVINSEGRIVNEGNWLSADALAREGIYLYHLSLVFPSQVLKKTQGYATGMVPNVDNSKAYDWAQKNWLLLENPFRTHNRYQFIAWLERYEGSLPQAVIDMFNDIRSGKVACELREMEDAIRIERSRYYRLKRSFLRFAGDFIHRHPNSKLAFLLLQISEKWVNEGIADVMKSSIGKIKNLVFRSQAQSSHSQNH; this is encoded by the coding sequence ATGAATAGAAAAGCATTTGCTCATCAATTTCCAAAAATTTCATTTGGAATAATTATTCTAAATGGAGAACCATTTACTCGTTACTGTATTCGTGCTCTTTATCCTCATGCCCACGAAATTCTTATTGTTGAAGGATCTGTAGAGAAAGCTAGACCTTTTGCCACAGCAAACGGACATTCCACAGATTCTACAAGACAAACCATTGATTTCCTTAAAGCTAATGAAGATCCAGAAAATAAAATCAAAGTGATTTCACAGGAAGGATTTTGGCCAGATCAGAATGATATGTGTCAAGCCTATGCTGAAGTGGCTACTGGCGATTACTTATGGCAAGTTGATAGTGATGAATTTTACTTATCGGAGGATATCGAAAAAATACGAACTTGGTTAGCAAAGAACCCAACAATTGATGGAGCAAGTTTTCGCTGGCGGATCTTTTGGGGAAATGAAAAATACATCACTGATGGCTGGTTCTTGAGACAAGGAGGAGGTGATGTTAATCGTCTTTTTCGCTGGGGAAAAGGCTTTCAATATGATAAGCATCATCAAGGTCCAATAGTAATAAATTCCGAAGGCAGGATTGTTAATGAAGGTAATTGGCTTTCTGCTGATGCTTTAGCTCGGGAGGGGATTTACCTATATCATCTTTCTCTAGTGTTTCCCAGTCAAGTCCTCAAGAAAACACAGGGTTATGCTACAGGCATGGTTCCTAATGTAGATAACTCAAAAGCCTATGATTGGGCTCAAAAAAATTGGCTTTTATTAGAAAATCCATTTAGAACACACAATCGGTATCAATTTATTGCTTGGTTGGAGCGTTATGAAGGTTCGCTTCCGCAAGCAGTGATTGATATGTTCAATGATATTCGATCAGGTAAAGTGGCGTGTGAATTGCGAGAGATGGAAGATGCTATTCGGATTGAACGATCGCGCTATTACCGCCTAAAACGATCGTTTCTACGCTTTGCTGGAGACTTTATACATCGTCACCCCAACAGTAAGTTAGCTTTTTTATTATTGCAAATCTCTGAAAAATGGGTAAATGAAGGCATTGCTGATGTTATGAAAAGTAGTATTGGGAAAATAAAAAACCTTGTCTTTAGATCCCAAGCGCAATCATCGCACTCTCAGAATCACTAA
- a CDS encoding Stf0 family sulfotransferase: protein MALYLEQFQKHHDFPKQDAVWQDYIICYTPRSGSHLLGHTLKQTNVLGFPLEYFNPVNLPEWQKRFGTEGILDTYREIQRHRTSPNGCFGCKLSYRQFKKIMQRHKFEDFFSSNCKFIFVRRRDLIAQAVSLAKMWTTGSAISSVNPTQEPIYNRQLIEKACELIARENACWEILFARRRCQYIEVYYEDFAKDLNLTVSDVTSFLNIEIPRDFKVSASSLPEKQRDKINQIWKEKFFNEIDNSGYETEINWLEQKESAQREPSLREILGFLVKKTKRKLPFI, encoded by the coding sequence ATGGCTTTGTATCTTGAACAATTCCAGAAGCATCATGATTTCCCAAAACAGGATGCAGTTTGGCAAGACTATATAATTTGCTATACCCCTCGCTCTGGAAGTCATCTTCTCGGACATACTCTAAAACAGACCAATGTACTTGGCTTCCCCCTAGAGTATTTTAATCCAGTTAATCTTCCTGAATGGCAAAAAAGATTTGGAACTGAGGGAATTCTTGACACCTATCGAGAGATTCAGCGTCATCGAACTAGCCCTAACGGATGCTTTGGGTGTAAGTTAAGCTATCGTCAATTTAAAAAAATTATGCAAAGGCATAAATTTGAAGATTTTTTTTCTTCAAATTGCAAATTTATTTTTGTACGTCGAAGAGACTTAATTGCTCAAGCTGTTTCTTTAGCGAAAATGTGGACAACTGGTTCAGCTATTTCCTCAGTTAATCCAACTCAGGAGCCGATTTATAATCGTCAATTAATTGAAAAAGCCTGCGAATTAATTGCTAGAGAAAATGCTTGCTGGGAAATTCTGTTTGCTAGGAGAAGATGCCAGTATATAGAAGTTTATTATGAAGACTTTGCTAAAGATTTGAATTTAACTGTTTCTGATGTCACATCTTTTTTGAATATTGAAATACCTAGAGACTTTAAAGTGAGCGCCTCTTCACTTCCTGAAAAACAAAGAGATAAAATTAATCAGATATGGAAAGAAAAATTTTTTAATGAAATTGACAATAGTGGCTATGAAACAGAAATTAATTGGTTAGAACAAAAAGAATCTGCTCAACGAGAGCCATCACTGAGAGAAATATTAGGCTTTTTGGTCAAAAAAACCAAAAGAAAACTACCATTTATATAA
- a CDS encoding NAD(P)-dependent oxidoreductase gives MISEERAILITGVAGFLGRYVARYFSEQGWSVLGIDNSPPENAPIDNLTAYHRLQLPSPELLSILKENPPQVCIHCAGRASVSLSVTEPAADFHGNTTLTFEVLNALRQISPECRFIFLSSAAVYGNPESLPVTEEQSPAPISPYGFHKWHSEQLCLEFTKIYGLPTASVRIFSAYGPGLRRQVIWDICRKAITQDSIKLKGTGEESRDFIHALDIAKALMTIATAAPTTGEVYNLSSGREVTIAELAQLVRDVLECDKPIEFDGIVPMGTPLNWQADIAKLKALNFSPSVSLEDGIKTFATWCKAELIGV, from the coding sequence ATGATTTCAGAAGAAAGAGCAATCCTCATAACTGGTGTTGCAGGATTTCTCGGAAGGTACGTCGCCCGATACTTTTCTGAACAAGGGTGGTCAGTGCTGGGAATTGATAATTCCCCGCCAGAAAATGCCCCTATTGATAACTTAACTGCTTATCATCGCCTCCAACTGCCAAGCCCTGAATTACTTTCTATTTTGAAAGAGAACCCTCCTCAAGTTTGTATTCATTGTGCTGGACGGGCTTCAGTCTCACTTTCAGTCACTGAACCAGCTGCTGACTTCCATGGGAACACAACTTTAACTTTTGAAGTTCTCAACGCCTTACGTCAAATCTCCCCAGAATGCCGATTTATTTTTCTCTCTAGTGCCGCTGTTTATGGGAATCCAGAATCATTGCCAGTTACAGAAGAACAATCTCCTGCACCCATTTCTCCCTATGGCTTTCATAAATGGCATTCCGAACAATTGTGTTTAGAATTTACCAAAATTTATGGCTTGCCTACTGCCAGCGTGCGAATTTTTTCCGCTTATGGTCCAGGGCTACGCCGTCAAGTTATTTGGGATATTTGTCGGAAAGCCATTACTCAGGACAGTATTAAACTCAAAGGAACAGGAGAAGAAAGCCGAGATTTTATTCATGCCTTAGATATTGCCAAAGCCCTCATGACCATTGCGACTGCTGCTCCTACAACAGGAGAAGTATATAATCTCAGCAGTGGTCGAGAAGTCACAATTGCAGAACTGGCTCAACTTGTGCGAGATGTCTTAGAATGCGATAAGCCAATAGAATTTGATGGAATTGTTCCTATGGGAACACCTTTGAACTGGCAAGCAGATATTGCGAAACTTAAAGCCTTGAATTTTTCCCCTTCTGTTTCCTTAGAAGACGGGATAAAAACATTTGCAACGTGGTGTAAAGCGGAATTAATTGGAGTATGA